TGAACCCATAAAATCCGCCTTGATCAAGCATCTGCGAGTGTTTATCGTTCAGTCCTTGAGGTCAGGCCCCATACGAGAGCGTGGGTAATTAATCCCGCCAGGTCTGAAAAGAAGCAACGGTCGTTATCGACCTCTGCGTTATGGGTTTCCTGGCCACCTTTTTTGGGGAACCAACATGGCCTACCAAGTGATCGCCAGAAAATGGCGTCCGAAAAATTTTAGCCAGCTCGTAGGTCACGAATCTATCCGAACGACTCTCATCAATTCACTCAAAAACGATCGGCTGCCGCACGCTCTACTATTTTCTGGATCAAGAGGTGTCGGAAAAACATCCACCGCGCGCATCCTCGCCAAAATTTTAAGGTGCACAGATCTTCACGATTACACTCCTTGTGAAAATTGCCAAAACTGCAAAGAGATTACAAGTGGTTCTAGTCTTGACGTGGTTGAGCTTGATGGCGCAAGCAACAATGGTGTGGATGCTATTCGAGAGCTTATCGAGACATCTCGATTTATGCCCTCAAGTGGCTCTCGAAAAGTTTATATAATTGACGAAGTTCATATGCTCTCAACAAGTGCATTTAATGCACTTTTAAAAACGCTCGAAGAGCCGCCCGCACATGTTGTTTTTATTTTTGCCACAACAGAGCCTCACAAAATTCCGCTCACGATACTCTCGCGCTGCCAACGCTTTGAATTCGGCAGGATTCGTGTCAAAGAAACTTATGAACACCTAAAAGAAATCGCCAAGCAAGAAGGCATTCAGTTTGAAGAGTCTGCCCTTTGGAGCATTGCCCAGGCCGGAGACGGCTCTATGAGAGACAGTCAAAGCCTGCTTGATCAAGCCGCCTCTTTTAGTGAGAGCCAGCTAACTACAAAGCTTGTATCAGACATGTTGGGTGTTGCGCCCCGCGAGCAGATTCGCGCCCTTATTTCGGCGATCCTCAACAGAGACGTAAATGCAGGCATAAGCCTCATTGCGCAATTTGACCGCCAGGCCTTTGATAACAAACGTATCGTTGATGAGCTACTAGTAAACCTTCGCGACATGGCAGTCTTAAAGATATCACCTCATTCGGATTGGCTTGATCTGTCTGATGAAGACCAAGCTTGCTTGACACAAATGTCGTCATTGGTGAGCTCCGAAGAAATTCAGTTTTTATTCGATGTTGCTCTTAAAGGGGCACAAGATATTGCTCGCACTCATGTTCCGCGCATGGCGTTT
The Bdellovibrionales bacterium CG10_big_fil_rev_8_21_14_0_10_45_34 genome window above contains:
- a CDS encoding DNA polymerase III subunit gamma/tau, producing the protein MAYQVIARKWRPKNFSQLVGHESIRTTLINSLKNDRLPHALLFSGSRGVGKTSTARILAKILRCTDLHDYTPCENCQNCKEITSGSSLDVVELDGASNNGVDAIRELIETSRFMPSSGSRKVYIIDEVHMLSTSAFNALLKTLEEPPAHVVFIFATTEPHKIPLTILSRCQRFEFGRIRVKETYEHLKEIAKQEGIQFEESALWSIAQAGDGSMRDSQSLLDQAASFSESQLTTKLVSDMLGVAPREQIRALISAILNRDVNAGISLIAQFDRQAFDNKRIVDELLVNLRDMAVLKISPHSDWLDLSDEDQACLTQMSSLVSSEEIQFLFDVALKGAQDIARTHVPRMAFEMLLLKMISAPKVADIGALLRGAQTLAISQDPVTIADSQKQEANFTSPPPLHDDKNSFRKPSPSILNKNPVSSQNAPTSKSHNSRPTPKQISLDGHLEEGWFSLVAEIKRDHPFWAAKLEHLSALELLDGRLKLGAKASHSFLSQQLSTPKTTQALRDLLKTYGIVVSHIEIATVSAHTQTPVKAPKEVQRGQAQKQEAEILEKINQDPLVKKSKALFNGEIQITKENR